The following is a genomic window from Malus sylvestris chromosome 12, drMalSylv7.2, whole genome shotgun sequence.
ATGTCCTTAACAATCTTGTTGGTTAATGTACCTTCATACTAGGAATGACAATTCTAACGGTTAAAACAGATAACTGTGGATAACCATCCaaatggattggatttgggtATGAAAATTCGGGTATATTTTGGGTATGGGGAAAAACTGTGAATATTatttggttatggttttggatatggttataaGAGTCCCGAATCTGAAccgaataatatataatataattatatataatattaaagtatatataatatatatatatattcattattCACCGAATCCATTACCTTAAGAATACAAAAATTGCATTGTGTGAGTTGCATTTTGTGCGATAGTTCAAAAGTTTTGGTAAGAATCAAAATCTATTAAATTCAATGATGCTTATGAGAGATATCAAAGATCAGCCAACATTATCAATGTTTAGCTTTAATTTTATGCTCCACAAGATCCATTTAttaaatcattttatacatctaatatttaatgaaaaaataatatttacaaaattatctataaaTGGCGGTTCAAAAACCGACAAAAAAATGTATATTACTGTCGGATATTACGCAAAATCCTACAAAAAATGGATGCAGTGGCGGATATAATAACCGACAGAATTGCCTgcgtcaggaaatgaattttctgacagaaaatactctaaaaccgacagaaatcctgttagatataaccgacagtatataatttataataaataaataagagaatttctgtcggataaaaccgacaaaAAATCTAAAACCGCCAGGAATTCTGTcggctataaccgacagaaaatttatcaataaaaatcaataaaagcaTTCTTGTTGGAtgaaaccgacagaaaatatatttataattaaaaaaaatacaaaacaaccACTTTCTACGCAATAATCTCTTCTTAAGAACTAAAGAGGAGGAACCAAAACACACATACAAATCACACCTCTAGTGTATTCATTCTACACAATGATCAAGAGTTGTAATGAACGAAATAATTATACCGATATCTTAAGGAAGAGGTCCACTGAGCTTGTTGCTCGAAAGATCTAATCCTGTTAAGCTTGTGCAATTTGCTACACTCCGAGGAAACTGGCCTTTGAGTCCCAAATCCGAAAGCTTGATATTTAAAACTTTGATTTCATGAGGGTGCTAACACTCGATTCCCAGAAAGTTACAGATGAAACCTTCGGTCTTATTGTTGAAATCCCATGATGAGTTTAAGTAGCCTAAAGGATCCTGAAGCAATGCTTTTAGACTTTTCAAGCAGTTTATATCACTCTCAACAGCAAAGctgaaactacaactaagcaatAACCAAACCACACCACCAAAGAAAATACCAGGATCTCGTCCATTCAACAACATATACATCGAAAAAGCCATAAAAAATCGCCTAAATTCGCTATTTATTGTTATCATAGCTCAATATACTGAATCCACACCACAGCATTAGTAACACCAAGCCCTGAAACAAATTCAAAAGCAACAAGAAATGAACCCAAATCAGACCAACAAACACTCAAGTTTTACAAAATTTCGCATAACTAACACCAAATTTGGAAATAAATTATGAAAACAGAACAGGAAACAAAACCCCATTCCAAAAGGTGCAAATACAAGTGTAAAAAGCAAAATTTTAATTGATGAAACATGCAAATTCAAAATTCACGAAATACAAACTAGAACAAACACACAGAAAGTCAAAGGCCTTACTTGATCCAATTGAGTTTACCCAAGTCTCCAGAAACACAAAcgcatacacatatatatacatacaaaaaTCCAACTAAAAGTTTAAAGCTCGGATCTTTGAAGCGAAACGAAGACGATGAGTGGGTTCCCAAGAAGACAGTCACCATCTAGCTTCGAACTTAAACAACATTCGTCGGAATTCGTCGCTATGATGACATGCATGCACAGATTCAAAATAGAGATTAAACCCCACAGATTTTCACCATAatactcatcacaaatggattacaaaaatattagaaattaaaaaatctgATGCTGAAttacatatttaatttaaatgagAAAGGTAAAGAAAATACATATTTGATTGGAACAAAAGAATAAGTTTCGATACATTTgcatcggtacataagtttcggcACGAATACTTAAGTTTTGGTACGATTGtatcggtacataagtttcggtatgaatgcatcggtacataagttttgGTACGAATGCATTGGTACATAAGTTTCGTACGAATGTATCAGTACATATGTTTTGGTACGAATGTATCAGTACATAAGTTTTGGTACGATTGCACCGatacataagtttcggtacgaaTGTATCGATACATAAGTTTTGGTATAGAATATGTAATGTGAAAGCATCGTACAATAGGCTAATTATCAACTAAGtgacttcaattcaaacatGTCTGTTGTAGTACTTCTACTAAAATGTCCTTAACAATCTTGTTGGTTAATGTACCTTCATACTAGGGATGACAATTCTAACGGTTAAAACAGATAAATGTGGATAACCGTCCGAATGAATTGGATTTGGGTATGAAAATTTGGGTGTATTTTGGGTATGGGGAAAAACCGTGAATATTatttggttatggttttggatatggttataaGGGTCCCGAATCCGAAccgaataatatataatataaaaattttggaaagaaagatGGTTGCTCCTTGTTTAATTCGATGGTGATGTGCGTTTATATTGGGATCAAATGTAAGAGTTTAGGCGATAACAAAGTGAAAATCCTGTCAAAATTTGGTGTTGATTGAAGTAACTAATTGTTAAACATTCTTTTCCGATTTATACAAATTGTATTTGGCAAAGACGGACCAATCAATTATTAGAAAGAAGCTAAAGTCATGGAGACCGATATTTTATTATGCCAAGCAACCATAGAGGTCAAGGTGGAAGACAAAGAACAATTCGAGATCTTGTTGCAAAATATCTCCCAAAACATGGCAATAGTGGAgactcaagaaattcaagatATGGGTGATTCTAAAATTGTTATGAGTTTGGAGAATCAACAATCTAATAAATTGGAATTAAATTTCATTGTTGACCGAACCAGaaaattaggaaagaaaaaataatttgattatcgATTGGCATATTTCAATCTTGATTATGAAATTAATTTCACGATTATGCCACCTAAGTACATTGAATAACATTTTTTACAGAATATTATATGACAGGAAAGTAATCAATACAAAATCTTTGCCCCATAATAATAATTGATACGAATATCTTCGTATAATGTTTGACTTTCTCAAcattatgcatatatatatgacacTGTTCTTCACTGCAACCACGCATCCAATAATCTTTCTGTTTTTtagaaattaaaagaagaatCCGGTCGAAGATGAATTCCCAAAAGTTCCTTTTGTTCTTCCTTGCTGCCATGGCCATTTCTGCCGCTTTAGTGACCTCGAGtactcttcttctctctttctgtctctctctgattattatttttttctttttttctaatCAATGCTACAAATCCAACATACATTCCTCAACTTTATCCTGCTCAGATTTCGCCTCATTTTTAACATGACGTGACAGTGTGATAGAGTTGAATGATTTTTTCGTTTATGAAAACGAACAAGtgaattagctaattaatttattgaaatttttgtgtGTTATTGTTTGAATATTGCAGGAGTTGTGGTTCATGAAGCGAAGGTGCCGCATATTCTCCAGGTGCCCCCCCTTGACCCTGCTGACTGCTACGGACTCTGCAGCAACTTGTTTAAGGATGCCGAGTGTTTAGCATCGTGCAAGGCCAAAAACTACAATAGGGGGGGGGGAAGTGCATTTCCCTAGGCGAGGAGCAACAATTTTGTTGCTGTATTCCAGACCAATAAGGCAATAATATCCGACGCCCACATCAACCTTACCATCTAgttatttccttttcttttttatattgtaATAATATATGGCATGTCTCGCCGTGACTTTCTCTTGAATCCTCAAAACTTCTTTCGCTCCACCCCGCAGGGGCAGACAATGTCATGTTTTAAATTATCTTAATCTGTAAGAGAGTCTCCAAGAATAATGATTAATATCCTTTGCAAGGGCACATACTTCCAACTGATCTGCCTCCTCAAATCTGCTACCTCAACTCTTAGTTTATCATGTCTtctttttccttattcaatataATCTAAGGTTTACCGTTTCAGTGTTGCAGTTTAATGATATCCCTCGAAAAGTCTCACATATTTTACAATATAATTCTAAACAACTCTGTATAATTTGTATGAGAAATCATTAAACTCGTGTGCAAACACGCGGATTATCTATCCATCCTAACTTATTGATCTGACCCATATCTGTTATATCAACCCTTACCCATCCACGCGTTACAGTTTGCTCACTTTATGTCTGCTGCTGCACCAAATTTAAACATATACTACAATAAACTTGTCCAACAATTCCCAAACCAACCACAACAATCAATATGAACCGGGGTAGAAGAATCTaaagagttttaacaaaacactactggtattgttcacttcaacgaaaaatgacatttttactctaaaaagttatttctgatactattcatttacaatacttttttgtcattttgattaaaattcaaagttttcaatcgtttttcattagtttttctaagaATCTAATCAAATCTGCGACGACCACAACAACGAGAAGAATGGTTGTGCGGCTGAGTTGGTGTGGGGGGCTTTGACATctgtttaatttgattttttttaaacaaaaaataataaaaattaacagcGTTAAGTTTTAGTTAAGTTGGAGGACACGTATTGGATAAATAGTAGAAATTATTAACATGACGGGGCATTTGGATTCTTATTTTGTGTGTGACAATGTCGAGTTTGATTCCCGAGTTGCCCTACCAATATTTTTAGAGTAAATTACTTTTCCATACCTCAAGTTTGGGctctatttcaattccttacaacatcttcaaaacatttcactttcataccttaagtactattttacttcaaaataatacatccgttacattttccatcaattgatccattaaatgctgacgtggctgccacatatatgtcatgtggctgccaaatgtctgccacgtggcaaaaaaattaattttaattttttttataacctgaattttctcaacaacaacaacaaaacaaaaaaaaaaaaaaaaaaaccaatcccATCACCCACCCCCAAAAATTCCACCCAAGATTAGGGTCGCTGGGGGAAGGGATAGTgggtttcgattttttttttttttttaaattcaggttttttaaaaaatatatttttttttgccacgttgcagacatttggcaaccacgtggcatatatgtggcaatcacgtcagcatttaacggatcaatggatgaaaaatgtaacggaggtattattttgaaataaaatagtacttaaggtatgaaagtgaaatgttttgaatatgttgtaagaaattgaaatagACCCCAAATCTGAGGTATGAAGATGTAATTTACTCATATTTTTATTTCGTATATGTTAGTAATCACATTGGAAGTAAAACCAATACTCATATTTTAGCGAGTCAAGAGTCGGAGTAAAAGGAATACTCATTCGATGTAAGTAACATGTCATTAATTTAGACCTTTCTTGCACTCGAGACTCAAGAATTGCGAGACACCACCACAATAGCGTCCCAATGACAGAACATGCACACGATGCGACATATGAAGCCGATCCACAATGCAAGGCAAGCAAAGAGAAATAATTTTGAAGTCCATTCCATTTTTCACATGCAGCAACCCCTCAAGAGTTAATCGATACATCAATGGTAAACAAAAGGACGCCACAATTTACCACATGCCAAATTTAATTCAAAAGGATCCTAACGGCTTGCAAGCCGGAAGTTTATCTATCCGGTACGAAGAAAAGCAGGAACTTGGTGAGAGAATCTACTGAACTCAGGCTGCTGTATGTCGATCATGCCATTCTTCGATCTGTAGATCCTTGAGGCCCTGAATAACTATTTGGATCCGTCAACATTCAGTCGTGTCTTCCTGTAGGCACGGTTCGAGCAACCCTACGTGCGGTTGAAAATTCAGCATACAGTGCCCAGAGTTGATCGAGCTTGAAAATTGTCCTCGGACTTTTGCCGATCAAAGTCGTAGAACTGAGCTTGGATACACTAGGGGCAACAGGGCTTGTAACGGAACTGACAGAAGGATGATCCTACACGCTCGAATGCATCCTGCCATCTGTCCAAATCTAAGTAGAGTTGAGTTTAGTTGGAGTGAAGCTGGCATGGCTTGCATCGTTGGCGGAATCTGGGCAGGTCTCAGGTACATTTGGTCTGGGACTTTTCTTGCTTAAATCCCTTGGTGATCTTCTGAGACTAAAAGACTTACTATCGGAATCATTTttctgatgtttctttggtgtgttgATACTCTCATCAGCCTTCTGCGGAGTAGAACTTCCCCTAGATTGAGTTCGGTTACTCTGGTTTATGCCATTGTCTTCGGTAACACCTTGAGTTGCTTCTAGCTTAACAGAATTTGCAAACTTGCCATTCGACATTCGTGGAGATCTACGTGTTGAAGTCACTCTTTCTGGATAGTTCTTCTCCTGTTTCTCAGCTGAGCACACTCTCCCAGAACTCATTAAAGGTTTGGCTTTACTTTCGGTCAAGTCACAGGACGAACCGTTAGCTTCAGTATTTATGGTTCTGTTGTCCGTCTTCGAATCAACGAAATCATCAAAACTGGTGGGCAAAGCAGCAGGATCAAACTCAAAGGATTCTTCTGGAACTCCCTCTCTTTCAGTACCTGTCATCTTGAAAGAGGGAATTCGATGAGAAAATCTATATAGCTCATTCGGTGGTACTTGAAACAAGACAAACCCATGCTGCTCAATTCTCTGAAATAGACTGACAAATCCTTTTACTTTGCCCAGATAAGCTACTGCAAAGCCATGATTTTCGACAAAATCCGACAAGACTTCCACAAATTCAATTTTGTAGGGTGCATGCTTTTCGGGCTCAGAACTCCACCCAATATCCCAATTCTGGTAGAGGGCCCAGGTTTCTCCCTTCTTAGGATATACGAAAAAAGAGCTTCTGCCACTGCCTTTTATGCAGTGCATCTGATGAGAAAACATAAGATGATCTGTAACTTCTTCAGTGGCACCAAGCGTGTACTTGCCACAAGCAACAGGCAACTCCTTGTCACACCAAGCAATCTCACGTTGGTCATCCGTCGACCTTTTGGGCGGACTCACAAAACCATCATCatcatttatattttcattgtaAGAAAGATTTTGTTTGATCCTCGAAGATCTCCTATGGCAATGGCCTTCATTGAGTTCGGAAGGTTTACAATTTTCAGTGGATTCCCTTCCTCTTTTTTTGTTCATATTTTCTGAAGTTTTTGAATCCTTGGACTTCACAGGAGACTTCACAGGACCAGACTTGGACATTTTAACATCAGCATCAACTCCCACCTTTGATGCCAGATTTGATGCTGCCTTTCCATAATGAAATCGTGTGGAGGATGGTTTTCCAGTGCCAACATTACTTTGTCGGGCTGCATTTGAAGTACCCTGACTTGTAGGTTCTTTTCGATTTGGAAATTGATTCCCGACAGATTCTGGATGAGCACCCTGAGATTGAATACCCAAATCTTGAGCAATAAAGGCTTTTCTGCATTTTTGACAACGGAGCAATCGATTTGCAAAGTCCTTGACGTATTGGTATTTTATCTTACAAAAAGGACAATGTGTCCAGAATGTGTCTGGTGGGGACTGTGACTGAGAAGTATCGTTTTGTTTCCTGACAAATGCGTTTCCATTCGACGGATGAGCTGATGGTACTGAAGAACCAGTTTTCACTTGAGCTCTACACTTCATGTCATACACAGAGCGCTTTGCTTGGTCTGTTAGCACCCTGTTTGCTTCCCCGATCAACTTAAAAGCAGCCTCCGCACCAGCAAACTTATTTTTATCAGGATGAAGTAACAACGCCAGCTTCCTGTATTGTTTCTTTATGGTTACATCATCATCACATTTTTGAATCTGAAGAATTCCATACCAGTCCATTTCAAATCCACCCATTTTGTTCTCCGATGAACAGTGAACTTCACAGACTGTAAGTAATTTCTCAATGTTCTCAAGCCCAGGGAAGAGTCGTTGTGCCTTTTGTGCCATCTTCTTTGCTCCTGTAAAATCATGGTTTTGCATCTTTACTTCAGAAAGTTGCATTGCCTTGTACGCTTCCTCTTTGTTACACTCCATGGGTGATTGAGATTTAAAATTCACCTAAAGTTCTTTCACATACAAGATATACACCAAGACAAAGCAAATGAAGTCCACCCTGCCTGCCCACTCTCTACTCATCCAAAATCTTGACCCTGTATACAAGCGAAGCAACTTAAGTCAAGCATGCACCCCCCCTGGTACGTATTTATCTAATTAACATGATACAATAATTTCACTTACCATTCAGTAAGTATAATCAAAATGATAAGAAGAAGATATCCTGTAAAGTATGAGAATCAACAATCTGGCTTTTCATGACCAAAAGGTTCAGGACAGTCCCAATGACATGAAACTACCACCCAAAGCACAGAAGCCTTATTAGGAGATCTCAAACCTGCAGACCCAATCCATATTTAAAGAATCAGAAACAATTAGCATATAAATTGTACATATGTATAGgggtgtttttaactttttatataataaacaaaCTTTTATTGAAGTCAAAACAATTACAATCTATGAGGACAAGGTATCAATTAAATACAACCGAGCAAACATAATAAAGCTCTAACATACATAAAACAAAAACCATCATCCAAGATGAATATTAAAATCAGCAAATATAGAATGGAGAAAAAATGGAACTTCCCCAGAatttcaaagaaacaaaagcctAAAGTGAAGCCCAAACGCTTACTTTTGTCCCATAAAACATCTAGCCCTCCCTTATAAAATCTTCATTTATCTTCTTATTCCTTTCCCGCCACACTCCCCATTATACAGCCAACACCCCGCAACTTTATACTACCTTAGCCTTCCTCCCATCCCAAAACCATTGTGCCTTTCACAAAAAAGATCCAAGAAAACCAACCGAAACAACCCTAAGCATAACGCAATACAGACAATGAAGAAACAACTGGTCCACAGTCCCAACACATGAAACACCATTTGAGAGAAACACAAACATTAGGTCTTCTCATTTTACTCAAGTTACAAGTGCTTAGCCTGTTAAAATCACAGAAAATGGTTGAACCAAAGAAAATATCCCCCAACTACTTCCATCTCCTTCTACCGACACGAGGGTTGCAAAATAAAAGTTCCCAATAACGATTACAAGAAGGCTACAGAAGCCATTCTAGCTGTGGGAACATTATGATACATGGAAAATTTGTATGCATCAATGCATGTCCAGACATGCATATGCGATGCGTGCGCGCTATGCTACACGAAAATTCACATTAATGTAATCCCCTTCAAAAGTATCCGTATCCGATGCATCCAATTAGTCCTTCAAATTAAACGCTCAAAactcgaaaagaaaaaaaaaaacccaaccacATTACCCAAAAGaccatattaattaaaaaatcacaGAAACTTCAGCATACtttaaaaaagaacaagacttgagGCACTCAATTTTCTTACTCTTTACACTAAGTTTCTCAGCTACCAAACACACCCTCACAAACAATCCTATTTTCACGGTGCACaataaaatcaaccaaaaatatacataaattacaaaaaacccaaaaatgataaccccaaacaaaacaaaaattacaaatctAAGTAAATGCATGATCGGAGAACCAGAGCTGGAGAACCAAACAGCCAAAATTAAGCTCAGAAAATAAGAACTCGAACAAAGCAAGGAGCTGGAATAAAATTACCCAGGATCGGAAGGGGCAATTTGTAATTAtgcaaaaatttcaaaaacctAGAAATGTTGCTGACCAGAGTTAGCTCAGAgatatggagagagagagagagatagagagagagagagagcgcttaCTGGGGAATGTATTTTTCggcttctagagagagagagagagagcgggaAGCGAAAGTGAGCGAAATATTTACAGGCAGAGcggacaaagagagagagagagagagagagagagagagagagggggggggggtgtaCTGGTGAGATGGGGGAAGTCTCTGGGTTTTATGTGAAATTCCAATTTTGGGTTTTACTTCTCcggattttttaatttttgttctcgGGATGATTGGGTTTTTTGGGAATTTCACTTTACTGTGTCAAACTCTCAATGACATTGGCTTCCattatttaaatttgaatttttcagGAAATGTCTAGAGACTCTGGTCTTCGGGGTGGTCTTGATCTCCAATAAGGACCTTTGGATTGGATGACTTTGCAGTGTTAGGGTTTTTATGCATTGACTAGCATTAGGATGATCACTCAGTTAAAATGGTGCGGTGTTAGCCTTAGAAGTTGAATGCGTTAGgaatatttttttgaaaaactaaATGGTTGTTGAGAGTTTTGAAATTGTCGATTTAATGCATAACTTCGAAATTATTGATCTTCAATGCGTCAGAGATATTTTCTTGAAAAACTGAATGGTTGTTGAGAGTTCTGAAATTGTTGATTTTAATGTATAACTTTGAAATTATCGATCTTCAATGCGTTAGAGATATTTTCTTGAAAAACTGAAAAGTTGTTGAGAGTTCTGAAATTGTCGATTTAGTGAACGACTTCGAAATTCTTAATTCAATGAATGACATTTAGCTCTATTGTGTGACATGTGGCACCCTCTGCTCCGTTGATGAAGGGATATTCTTTTCGATGATGCCGATAGGAGTTGTTGATCGAGCAAACTTTTATCGCACATTCATAATGACAATATTAGTTGTTACTAGAATCGTCGATTTGGTCAATATTGATTTGTTAaagagattttttcttttttattactAGAGATCCTGTACACTAATCTACATTAAGAAAATGAGGAGAGTTTAAACTTGGAACGCAGTGtgtaagagatttttcagttttCACATACTTGTTCGGTTGTTCCTTCTTGTAGTTAACTTTCACTGGTTCCCTTCCTCTTTTTTCGTTCATGTTTCCTGAAGTTTTTGAACCCTTGGACTTCACAGGACCAGACTTGGACATCTTAACATCAGCAGCAACTCCCACCTTTGGTGCCGGATTTGAGGCTGCCTTGCCGTTATTAAATCGTGCGGAGGATGGTTTTCCAGTGCCACCATTGCTTTGTGGAGCTGCATTTGAAGTACCCTGACTTTTAGGTTCTTTTTCGTTTGGAAGTTGATATTTCCGGCAGATTCTGGATGAGCACCCTGAGATTGAATGCCCAAATGTTGAGCAACAAAGGCTCTTCTGCATTTTTTACAACGCAACAATCGATTTGCAAAGTCTTTGAAGTATTGGTATTTTGTCTTACAAGAAGGACAATGTGTCCAGAATGTGTCTGGTGGGAACTGTGACTGAGGAGTATTGTTTTGTTTCCTGACAAATAAATTTCCATTTGTCGGATGAGCTGATGGTGAAGAACCGGTTTTCACTTGAGCTCTACGCTTCATGTCATACGTAGAGCGCTTTGCTTGGTCTGCCACGCTTATTGCTTCCCTGATCAACTTAAAAGCAGCCTCCGCACCAGCAAACGTATTCTTATCAGGATGAAGTAACAACGCCAGCTTCTCGTATTGTTTCTTGATGGTTACATCATCACGTTCGATTTTTGAATCTGAAGAATTCTATACCAGTCCATTTCAAATCCACCTATTTTGTTCTCCGATGAACAGTGAACTTCACGGACTGTATGTAATTTCTCAATGCACTCAAGCCAAGGGAAGAGTCGTTGACGATTCCTCTTTGTTGCACTCCATGACTGATTTAGAATCAAAACAAATACAATCTATGAGGATAAAAACCATAGTAAAGCTCTAGCATACGTAAAACAAAAACCATAAGCCGAGACTAGTAGTTGT
Proteins encoded in this region:
- the LOC126594252 gene encoding uncharacterized protein LOC126594252, with the translated sequence MECNKEEAYKAMQLSEVKMQNHDFTGAKKMAQKAQRLFPGLENIEKLLTVCEVHCSSENKMGGFEMDWYGILQIQKCDDDVTIKKQYRKLALLLHPDKNKFAGAEAAFKLIGEANRVLTDQAKRSVYDMKCRAQVKTGSSVPSAHPSNGNAFVRKQNDTSQSQSPPDTFWTHCPFCKIKYQYVKDFANRLLRCQKCRKAFIAQDLGIQSQGAHPESVGNQFPNRKEPTSQGTSNAARQSNVGTGKPSSTRFHYGKAASNLASKVGVDADVKMSKSGPVKSPVKSKDSKTSENMNKKRGRESTENCKPSELNEGHCHRRSSRIKQNLSYNENINDDDGFVSPPKRSTDDQREIAWCDKELPVACGKYTLGATEEVTDHLMFSHQMHCIKGSGRSSFFVYPKKGETWALYQNWDIGWSSEPEKHAPYKIEFVEVLSDFVENHGFAVAYLGKVKGFVSLFQRIEQHGFVLFQVPPNELYRFSHRIPSFKMTGTEREGVPEESFEFDPAALPTSFDDFVDSKTDNRTINTEANGSSCDLTESKAKPLMSSGRVCSAEKQEKNYPERVTSTRRSPRMSNGKFANSVKLEATQGVTEDNGINQSNRTQSRGSSTPQKADESINTPKKHQKNDSDSKSFSLRRSPRDLSKKSPRPNVPETCPDSANDASHASFTPTKLNST